The following DNA comes from Chelmon rostratus isolate fCheRos1 chromosome 3, fCheRos1.pri, whole genome shotgun sequence.
AACAGTGCTAACACACTGGATGGAGATCGTTTTTGGCTGTTCAAATTAGTGTGGGCGTCGCCAAAGCTGCTTTTTGGCGTGAGGTGAGGTTATGTGTACAAGGTGAATCGATGGTGCACCGCTATTCTACTTGGCAGTTGTAGTCAGTTCATACATCCAACACCAATTCCCACAATTCCTACATTTGTTAGGTTTGCCATTTTGGTGCAGGAAAACCAGGCCTCCTAACGCACGGTGACGCAGGTCTGTCCAcaattaaaatcttaaaaactcaaattttggtttggtttgttgcAAATGCCAGACATGGATTTATGAAACAGGATACTGGcttaaatttaaaatgtgggTTTTGATAGTAAAATATTTGATCTTTTTTAGGAAGTAAGAGTAATATTTCTTCTTGTGTGTAAACTGGCTGCtttgatgtcattttgtttataatcttggaaataaatgaagacTTAATGAAAACGACTTGGAACTGTTACACATTCTGATAAACTAATCTTACAGTCTTGTACAAGTGGAAATAAATGACTTAGGTCTGAATAGTTTAACAAGAGAGATGAACAGTACAAAGTCAGCTCTAATCAGATAATACAGATATCATCTTACTGATACAGAACTATAAAAATGTTtaccttttttatttcttaacCTGACATAAGTGAGCTTAGTTTAGCCTGAGTATGGCTGCCAAGCCACACTTTTGCTGTGAAAGTGCATGTGTACTGATTTGATGTGTTACTTAATAAAACATAAGCTTCAAACCgtaattcatttgttttcttaaatcagttaaaagggattttttaatttttttttattgtattttgttatCTGGCTTTAATCTATGACATCTATGAGCCAGATGAGTGTTGGATACCATGgaatgaaatgaagagaaagtaGGTGGTGAAATGTTTCACACTGACACTAACCTCATCTTCTATTGTTCTCTCGGGAGCTttgctttcctcctcttcctcctcctcctcttcctcctcctcctcctcctcctccccctctagATTGTCACCTTCCGCATCAGCtccatccttctcctcctcctcctcctcagcttcttctgttgcttttgagacagagagagtaaagGTGATGAGGACAGTGAGGACAAAGAAGTACAATTCTAGAACAATGTAGCAGTCAAAGTACAATACTGCAGTCAATGCAGCACCAGCAGAAGGGTGTGTGATGACCTGTGTTTGACCCTCtaacctgcagctgctgctccctctgtagcCTCAGcttctttgtcttcctcatctgctgctgcctcctcttcttcttcttcatcctcctcctcctcttcttctatATCAGCCTGGGGAAGATCCACCTTCTTGTACACGTAGTCGTCATCTGATTTCTAGGGCACAAAGAGGAGATGGGATCACAGTTGTGTTTAGAAGGTTTCTGGTGTGCTTATGCATTAACAGGGgatcagaaacacacattaaatgaACTCATCAGGTGCACAGTACCTTTGGCCAGCAGAAGAGCACAGTCAGTCCTACAGGCAAGCCAACTGTCAGGATGTAGATCACCCAGAGCCACGGTCgctcctctgctgccatcatCAGCTGAGCAAAAATCCCTggctgatgaggaaaaacaagagaCCAGAGAGCAAGAGCAAAAGGGTGAGCATTTGTGAGCCCTTCCATCAAAGAAATGGACAGCACTGTGGTAAATTACATGCACATAGTGACAATGTAAGTGTCTGTTTAGATGCTGCCCCATGTTCCCACTGCCCTTACGAAACATCACACTGACCTCGTTAGCGCTGGCCACCAGTTTCTTCAGCCCCCAGCTGTCAGAGGCCCAGCGGTCAGCCACCTCCTTGTGAGAGGTGATAATGAAGTTGTCAAAGTAGATATCCGAGGTCATTGACCACAACTCCAAGCCCAGAGCCTTGAAAGGTGCCATCCTGAATGGCTGCAGGTCCTCAAAATAGTCCGGGTTATCGATCTTACGCGGCTTCCAGACTCCCTTGGGAGAAGATGAAGAATGTGATGGCAAACAATTAGACAAGTTACAAGTTAGAGGTGCTTATGTGACACAGAGGGTGAATTGTCTTTTGGCAGTGTGCAGTGCATGTTGTCATTcaggctttaaaaaaataaaaactaagaggagtaaatacaaaaataatgaacTTCTGACCgatgcagtaaaataaaactcCAAGCCACCTTCTTCAGCCTGATAATACCTGGTGTAGTTATAGTTACCTGATAGTTGGGATTGTCCACCAGAGGGGCTTTCCATTTGCCCTTGTACTGAGGATTGTTGATCTTGGGACGCTTCCACTCCCCACAGCCAGGGGCCGTTTCACAGGCCGGGTTGGGAATCTGCGGGGCTTCCcactctccatccatctcctcgTCCCTGAACACAGAGGAGGCCAAACAGAGGACAGCGACCATCATTTTCTCAGTGTAAACACTGTAACACCACTCAGATGATGGTTAGGGGTTTGTTTGGGtggtgaatgtgtttatttaccAGTCTTCTGGTTTCTCAGCGTTAGGGTCGGGGACAAACTCTGCTTCGTCGTCCAGCCAGCCCTCTGGCTTCAAAGCATCAGGGTCCTCAATTTTTGCTGGAGCATCTTCATCcctgagagacaaacaaaaagacagacacacaaacccatGTTATTCATGACAAGGTCACTGAGGTACATTTAAACATGTCCAATCTGCAACAAAATCTGTACTGTCTACTAGTATGCGGGTTGTAGTCACCAGTCATCGGGCTTGACGGCCTCAGGGTCAGGAATCTTGGCCCTCTCGTCCCAGTCTTCCGGCTTGGAGTCATTTGGGTCATCTATGTCTTTGGGCGGGTTGACTGGAGGCACCACGTCATGCAGCAGGCTGCCGCGGCTCACGCTAGACTGGTCGATGAACATCTCGTAGCTGTTGTCTGGGTTCAGGACTGACAACGGGgacaaatgtgtctttttaaaaaagcgCAACAACATAAGCAGGTGCATGTAAAACTGAAGTTGAAGTCATCATGCTTTAGTTTGGTATGTAAAATATTACATATGAAAGACACATTTTAgacatataaaaacatataCAGTGACCAGCCACTTCATTAGGTGTACAATCCActacaacagctctgccatgaaTTGTATGTTTATTATTGAAGTCATAGTGGGTGGTAGTTAAATTAATACCTCCCTGCAGTGTcagtcaaaactgaacattattatCTCGGTAAAGGCAGAGGTAATGACAAGCTGTTGTACTGGATTACATTAGATTACACAAATGTGCCTGATGAAATGGCCCACAGTCTTTAGAAACTCTCTCTGTACCCAAAGTGTAGAGGTGAGTCTTCTTGTCGGTGTAGAACTTCTTAAGGTCGACATCGGGCCTCTTGGCATGCTTCTCCTCCAAGTCTTTGTTCAGAGGGTTCTGGTGGCGGAAGATGAAGTGCAGCTTGTAGTCTTCGCCACATTTGTCCGGTCCAAACATGATGGTGTAGGCTGTACGGTCTTGGAATTGCTCCTGAATTGCAGAAGAAACAAAGGTGCTCCAGTGTAAGATGCTTTGGATATAAATGCCCAGCATGTGGCCTATATGTGCCATTTCTGCCGTACACAAGTGCAATTTTACTGTACACATGAAAACTTTACACATTAAAATTCGATAAATGCAGAATGACAGCATGTAGACCAACCAGATTGAGACTGCCAGTGTCTGAAAGCAGTTTGACGTATGCTCCACCACAGTCAATACCGTCCTGGAAATTCACCTCATACCTGCAACaagaacacaacaaaacaattaCACAAGTCTTGGCAgcattattttacagttttgttgACTGAAAATGCAAGTAACACATTTTAGCCATGCATGTACATGCAGGGGCGGACTTACCATTAGGCAAAACTAGGCAGTTGCCTAGGGCCCCATAAAACTCCTCATACACTTATGGTTAATATAGTTATTACTTATTTGCacacattaattatgtttttgattaaaatcctttcgctaaaatgccagcagaatgcttattgtattatgtgtgtctCGGGGCCCCCCTTCAGTCTCCACTACATTGGATCAGTCCATCttattgtgcatgtgcagaaaggATCTGGTAAGACAGCGGCAAAACGTATGAAAACAAACGGCgcgaagagaagagaagatgaaaagaagttaCCCCAGCAGTGCTGAAaataggagaaaaaaggaggaaagcagaaagctgctctcaaaatCCCCCAAAGTGAGTGCATTATTCACTGCcgcagcagctaacagcaggAACCCACAACCGGCAAGTGAAACGGTGACGTCGACACCTGTTGGGGAGGGTCCGTTGTCGACGTGTGGAGATGAACAACTAGTGAGTATCAAAACTGTTGAAGGAGTGATGCCCCCCACCCCTGCTATATTAATAAGTATTTCTTTATCCCATTGAAGACGGGAAacttatgtgtcattttgtagtCAGCTTTGAATTTCGTTTCTATTTACTACAGAGGATGAGAAATCAATTATTtagtaggcttttttttttcgtgttgAATTTCAAGGAAAACTTCAAAATCACCCAGAGGTTTTACAGGTAATTTTGGCAGTTGTTTTTAGTCCTTAATGTGCTAAgttatgcattcaaaatgatagAAACTATGTAACTTAAGGAAGTTATTAACAACtactcactgcattaaaataatccctgtcagtgttatagctttatattcattaatattgctttaatgtgttatcatttactgctgtagatgtttaaggttgagctcattttaaatgaattaatttactgttaGACAGTTTAAGCAATTGTCATATATTCACTAGTCTTTCCTGTGACATGCAGCCTGTTTTAAGCCTtgtcatgatgcattttccagctggccCAAGATGAGTTTTGGCTTAAGAAGTCAACCCTCAAAGGAAGACTTTAAGTTTATCACAAATGGTTGGTTTCCAATGAGCAAGAAGGGTTTGAAATATATAACcagcaatgtaaataatgttcactagtggagtagaaagtgcagtatttgcttCTGAGATACAGACAAAATTGAAGTTGCTTGAAATCCTCAAATTTCTACGTTAGCAATTGagtaaatattactattattattaatattattacaattattattaatacatttcaccaCTATCAGAGAACCTACTGGTAGAAAAAGTGCGTGcgtattctgttaaaatgtttattttaattgacctgttgttttgtgtgttgtcttctcatttcagagggCCCCATGCCTGCCTTTGCCTTGGGCCCCAAATTTGTTAAATCCGCCCCTGTGTACATGTTTGAACGCACTGTAAGACCAGAGGTTCATCCTGGAAGACGAAGGGTTTGTCCATCATTGCTGCGATTGCGTGGTGCTTGGCCCGGGACTTGAGCACCAGACCCTGGTCTCCTGGAACTTTGttctccttcagctgctccacagcCCACTTccctacagagaggagagggacagacaTTCAACAACCTGACCTTTTTAAGGGTCATGCTAACAATGCTGTGGGTTTTGATTtggtttttgttggtttttgttttttttgctgggaTGTTTGTTTGCAGGGTCTCAGAGCTCGAGACTTTAGTGCTGTCAACAAAACATCACCAGACACTGTTTCACTGTCTCAAGCTGAGGTGTTGTGACCTCACTTGTCAGCTATTACGCTGCCTAGTGAAATGTTATCATAACTAAGAAGGATGGTGGCCCAAACTACAAAAATGTGACCTATGGTTGTAAATATATTTCTTATTTGCATGATACATGAGAAATGTGAGGTATGGATGAGAACAGCAAGTTCTGCCTCTGTTTAAGCTATAATCATACGTCTGAATTAGTAGAAAGGGAATAAAGCAACAAACCGTCATATTTGGCAATGTCATCATCTGCATCCCCCTTGACCGTCTTTGACAGCTGCCATCTGTGGAACATCAACATCACAAAACTCTTAGCTTCCACACGAgaaaagctgaacacacacacaaacacactacaaCCACTGACGGTCTCAGTTCATCCTGGTCACCCAGCGCCATTGGAGGCTCATGTATCCTAGTATGCATCAAACATTTACGCTGTGGGCTATACCTGACCAGTGATCCATCATCAAACGTCTCTGCAAAGTAGACATCTCCAGTGGGAATAGGAGTCTTGTATGTtacctggggaaaaaaaaacataacataaattacaactatatatatatatatatatatatatatatatatatatatatatatatatatatatatatatataaatgccATTTTCCCTTCATCCAGTGATTTACATACACTGTGACCCATTTCTTActtgaaaagaaacatttgcatCAGTTCCAGCCTTCCCACTTGCTGTGGCCGTCTCATCAGACTGGTCTTCATCCATCACCgttgcctcctcctcctcttcttcttcttcttctgccatCAGAACCTTTAATTCCTCCTCGTCCAAGCCCATATCTTCATTGGCGTCTGAAACATCATCCTCCAACTGCTTGTCCTGGGCTGCCACAGCTGCCACAGCCAGGGAGGACAGAAGCAACAGGCACCACATCCAACCCCTGTCCAGCTTCATCTGCAGAAGGGAAAAAATAGGAGCGGTGGTGTGGTGATTACAGGAGGGTGAACAGAGTGTGTGATAAGAGCAACAGAGAACAGAGTGAGGGGaaggggggaagggggggggggtgttatGGGAGgttgaaggagaggaaagaggcagGTGTGAGTGAGATAGTTATTTATGGAGAGAAATggggagtgtgtatgtgtatatgaaAGCACGGGGGGGCATCAATGATATAAATAGAGTACACAAGTGTGtaaaaggaaggaggaaaaacaagagtGGCATCAGTACACAGTAATATTTAATGTGGGGCTTGTGTCTTCAGATCACATCCTCATCTCACTTTTTTTCACTATAATattaccttaaaaaaaaaaaaccttcacatCTGCATCTTCTCTGCTGTAATGCATCTCAAACGGACAAATCATACAGACAGGCTCCTTGTATGCAGAAGCCAGAAACATCTGCCCTTTGAATGTCGAATATGTCCTCTTGGTCAAACATCCTCACTAGTCCTAATTTGTAGCAGCAAATGCATCAGATTaaaatctttgtgtgtgtcctaaTAAGCACTCGAAACCTTAAAAGATATCCTATTGAATAACGGTGCAATTCAGAGATCTGTCACAGCAAACAACAGATTCAATGACCTCCTATTGATCAGGCCACACCTGCTCACTCTTGTTGTGAGCAGCAGCAATTGAAAAGCAtcaccacagacagcacagcagcacgCTTTCATTAAATCCTAATAAACTTTAATTCCCATACTGCTGTTGCTCTATTTGCTAACATCAGAGCGCAGGAGGATCAAAAGGATTCTGACAAGTATAAGGGAGAGATGATTAATGAGAAGCACGATTCAGAACTACCTTATTGTGAATAGCGTCAAGATGTTGCTCACTTATTGCATCTTCGGTTTTAAAGCAACACAACAGTTTGTGAGAAATCTTGGCCACACTTTATACTGGAAGAGATGGCCAAGAAAAAGCAGATTCTGATCTGAGAATATACGAATATGTGTGGGTTAAAAAAGATCAGAAGCCTGATGCAGCTGTTTAAATCAACAGTGTCTCCGAAGTAGGTACACTTTTTTGCTTCACAAAATCTGGTCAAGCTATTAAGCGGTTGTATTCATATCAGTGGAGTATTGAGAGCCCTCGATAGATTGGCTTCTTGTCTCTAACAACAATGAGTCAGAGGTGGCCTAATGTCGCAGGCTGTTCTCAGCCTGCGACATTAGGAGTCAAAACTGAAGAGACAAGCCCTTGCCTTGTCTTTCTATTCTAACCAATGACTTTTATTTGTGTCCATAAAATAACTAACTGCCTATTAGAGGCATAGTACTAGTAAGTTTCAGCTGCTTCAGCATGAAGAGGAGCATTTACCCTGACTTTTACTTCACAGAAGTGGGCATGGCTTTGGCAGCGAGCGCATCATGACAACAGTAAAATGACCTGTTTGACGATCTATTGGTTGAATGCGTGACACCCAGCAGCCCTCCTGTTCTACATGACATGTCCTTTAAGTATGTCAGGGAAAGTGAAATGGGTCAACGGTTACCACTTTATGGAGGTGATGAAGGCGGAAAAGGTTGATGCATCACTTTTAGATAAACCTATACTTTTAGATAAACCTATAcagatacaaaaaaataaaatattgcagTTATTACACAGCTTAGCCTTGTGTTCTGACAATACAGACAGGGTTCAGCAACAGAAATGTGGAGCTCAGACACCTCCAGCATTCAGACATAACATGCAAGTAGCCAATGAAATGCATGACATTGCACAAACATCTTCCCTGCTATCAGTCCAACAGGAATATAGGTAAgcgcgccccccccccccccccccccttcagaGATTGAATCAAGTTGTGACTAACAGGTACATCTCCAAACAGCTGCCACTGTCTATGGCAAGTCACTTCAACCCCCCATCCATTAAGACAAGCTCACCATTATCAGCCATGTGTCGGCAAAGGAGTGGCCGGAATTTCCTTTATCcaagtttcagtgtgtgtcgATAAAGAGGCCATTCTCCAACTAGCTACTCTGTCTATATGTCAGCAACACAGGCAAATCTATTTCCCATTAAGCATCAGTTCTCCTTTGTAACACAGTTACAGTCCCAAGTGCACTGGGGTAACATCGCTTACCAACCTTCGCTTGACTCTTATTTTATTCCTATCACTATATAAGATGAGCTCATAACAGAGCAGATCTCGGAACTATAGAGAAAAGGTCATAGGACAGGGTTGTGGAGCTAACATGGCTGCCACCGAACACTGCAATGTCCAAACTGTTTTAGATGAATGGCTTCGGCTGCAGCACCTGCtccgctagctagctagctggaCGGCGCGCTTATCACCaacagcaaacattagcatAACATACGCTTAGCTCCTAAATTCACAGTCTTATAGAGGGGGCCCATTAATTAAACATGGACTGCCGTTATGAACacaaacgaaaaaaaaaaagattttaatgcTGAGGGTGGCTGACAATGTTAGACTTCAGAAATAAGAAGATAGCAACGGTTAGCTTGCTAAATTAGCAGTGATGTCGCacagggagggatggagagaatgAATGAGCGCACGAAAACAAACCTTTCGCCTTCTTGTACTTGCAGAAAAATTCCCCCAAAAAAGCTGCTTCTCCACTCTGAAAAAAACGAGGAAATATCTTGTGCGTTTGGCCCTCTGACAATGTCACCGAGACTCGCCGTGTAGGCTTGGGAAAAAAACACGGTCGTCGGCTGAAGAGGATGGAACATAGATGACAGCTTGGCCCGGATAACGGTGCACGGTTGATGAGTGCGAGCGTGTCCCTGCAAATGGGCATGCGCTAGCGAGGCGACGCTGCAGATGTCGGGCGGGAATGGTGCCTTCACAGACGCAGACGGTTATAGGAAAACGACGTTTCCACACTACTCAGTTTCTACTCATATAACTATTCTTTTACATGCTACGTTTTTAGTgaatgaaatgtgctgctgaaacAACTACAATACTTTTCACACCATTAAAACTTCTTTAAACTTCTTTCTTTACCTATAACTGAGCATAATTTGTTGTAATGAAATACTATTTTTAATAAACATGCATGATGCACAGGACAAAATGGCAGTTTGTCGGTTGACTTCAAAACACAGCCACCCAAAGCTACCTTAGCTACGGGATCCATTCTGTTAGTGTTCCAACAAAAGCATACGGGTATCTTATACGCATTCATATTTCAAAATTGCCCCCAAATAATAAAGGTACTTGCTGTCAATATTTACTACTTGAAAAGCCCCAAATTACGAGGCATCGGAAACTCGCTCTGCAGCGGGGTTGCAAAGTAAAAGCAGATTTTTAGTAAATTGTACTAAAATGCTTCGCGGGCACAGTTGCCAATGAAGATTTGGTTTATATCAAATAAAGACATGCAGACTATCACAACGGCCaattcagaataattcaaaaaGGGgtcaaattaaagcaaatatATTTCCGCCACTTTTACTATGGCATGTTATATGTACTTCCGGGGTAGAGTTCAGACAACATTGACGGTGGACACATGCCTGTTGGAGCAGTGGCACCGCAGTTGTGAATTAAATTATTGAACTCTAACCAACCCCTGATAGTCCCGCAGAATGAAGGACACGCCGCTGTCTAACTGTGAGCGGGATTTCTTGCTGAAAGCCATCGCAGAGAAAAAGGTGAGCTGGATTCCGCACTGTGTGTCCACATTGTGCACTGACTCATGAAACTGGTGCAGAAAGTGATGTTTCACAGAAAGACACCTATAGTGTGTTTGGACACTTACAGGTAACTTACTATTGCtgatataaaataaagaacatttctCTGTGATTCATCCAATAATTGGAAGATCACCTGCATTCAAACACCATGGCTCACAAAGTCCTGTGATTGTAAACGCAAAGGTTTCGGTGTCTTTACGTGGCTCTGTGTAGAGGCTTCGGCTCATGGATTTGTGCTTTTGGGGGGAATCAATACAAAACACAGTAGTTTCTGAAAGATGTCGCGGACTGTGGGCCTGTGGGAGTCTCACCTGTCCTCTCACTGCAGCGCCTGGATGGACGACAGACCTACGACTACAGAAAGATCAAGATCACATTTGGGACTGACTATGGATGCTGCTTTGTAGAGCTTGGGAAAACCAGGTGAATCTATAGCCACATATGTTTTTTCTATCTAGTAACCCCATTAAGGTTTCACCTTCCCCTCAAATCTCCCCCTAAGTGTTTCTGAATTAACCTTAAAGTTGGCTGTAACATTATTTTACAGCATGAAAGcttattttctgtaaatgaGTTTGTAAAGGTCGAAGGATTTGTGGGGTTCGGGAGGTTAAAGGGAAGAGAGCCTCTCAAACAAGGCACTGAAATTCACACGAAACATTCCTATTCATGAAAAACATCGTAAGTTATTCGTATATTTTCTGTGATAGTAGAATGTGCTGTTCTCTTCAGGGTCATGGCCCAGGTGTCGTGTGAGCTGGTGCCTCCTAAAGAGAGTCGGCCAAACGAGGGAATCATGTTCTTCAACATCGAGCTGTCGCCCATGGCCTCGCCAGCATTTGAGCAGGGCAGGTGAGAAAGAACTAAAGAGATCATGCTTGTATGCACTTGTCTACTAAAACATCTGACAGCTTATGTGTTGCTGTAGAAATGAGAATGGAGTTCAGGGACGTGTTAGACCAGGACTGTGTCTGAAACATGGTTCATGTGGTGACTGTTGTGCAGAGAGTGTAAaacatctgtgctgttttctttctctccagaCAGTCTGAGTTGTCAGTGAAGCTAAACAGACAGCTGGAGAGATGCTTGAGGAACTCCAAGTGCATTGATACTGAGTCCCTGTGTGTGGTGTCTGGAGAAAAGGTAAAACataagcaagcaagcaagcaagaaaagcagcacagcagcgtCTCCAGTGCcgtgatggtgtgtgtgtgtgtgtgtgtctgcgttcaGGTGTGGCAGATCAGAGTGGACGTTCACATGTTGAATCACGACGGGAACCTGATGGATGCTGCCAGCATTGCTGCCATCACCGCTCTGTGCCACTTCAGACGGCCTGACGTCGCCATCCAGGGGGATGAAGTCACAGTGGTGAGTCAGCGAAAAGCTCAGCAGGTGGTGTCTCCGCTTCGCTGAGTCTGCCGGGAAACGTGTGATGACCCCAACACCAAAACTGCTCTGTTCTGTGCATTTCTTTGACGATTACAGATGATATAATGTAGGAGATTTGCTTTCACTGACGCGTCTTGTTATTGTCAAAACAACAGTTATGATGCACCACAGCTTTTCTGTTGTAGCTCATGTCAGAAgggttttcatttcttttaaactttgtgttgtttgtaattttgtgtttgttcctgtgCTCCCTCAGTACAGTCCAGAGGAGAGAGACCCCATTCCTCTGAGTATCTACCACATGCCCATCAGTGtcagcttctccttcttccaACAAGGGTAAAGAACCACATCTCAGTACAAGACAGAATCATTGTCTGTGCAAAGGAGAATGGATTGGATGAACGTTTTCTTCTCTACTTCCTGTTCGCTCTGCAGGACTTACCTGCTGGTGGACCCCTCTGAGCGGGAGGAGCGGGTGATGGATGGCTTGCTGATGATCGccatgaacaaacacagagaaatctgCTCCATCCAGTCCAGCGGGGGCATCATGTTGCTTAAAGAGCAGGTGAATGGAGTCTAGATGATACTGCTTAGTTTTGGAGGCATAAAGATCAAttatcttaaaaataaaatcactatACCACCATACCATATCACCAATTTCCTTTTTGTGTGGTGTTCAAGGTTATGAGATGCAGTAAAATAGCCAGCGTCAAGGTGTCTGAAATCACAGAACTCATCAACAAAGCCCTGGAGAATGACAAGAAAGCAAGGTGAGCAGTAACAGCACATAACCACACTTCAGTGCTCCACAGCAAACTGTGGAAGTGGACATATGTACCACAATTTTATCTGTGCTGTCGTTAGAAGATAAAATCTGTGGTTTTACATTTTCCAGAAAAGCAGGTGGCAGGTGTGGTTTTGCGGAGTCTATGCCTCAGGAGCGAATCACAGCACTAAAAACGGACGAGACTCCAGTGGAGATGACAGATGTGTCAGATAGAGCCAAAGACGTCGTTCAGAAAGCCGAGGCCCTGCCTCACACGTATCCTTTACTGAGCCTGAATCACACCACCATCTTCCAACAGCTTGCTATATTACATCCACTGTTGTTCCT
Coding sequences within:
- the clgn gene encoding calmegin, translated to MKLDRGWMWCLLLLSSLAVAAVAAQDKQLEDDVSDANEDMGLDEEELKVLMAEEEEEEEEEATVMDEDQSDETATASGKAGTDANVSFQVTYKTPIPTGDVYFAETFDDGSLVRWQLSKTVKGDADDDIAKYDGKWAVEQLKENKVPGDQGLVLKSRAKHHAIAAMMDKPFVFQDEPLVLQYEVNFQDGIDCGGAYVKLLSDTGSLNLEQFQDRTAYTIMFGPDKCGEDYKLHFIFRHQNPLNKDLEEKHAKRPDVDLKKFYTDKKTHLYTLVLNPDNSYEMFIDQSSVSRGSLLHDVVPPVNPPKDIDDPNDSKPEDWDERAKIPDPEAVKPDDWDEDAPAKIEDPDALKPEGWLDDEAEFVPDPNAEKPEDWDEEMDGEWEAPQIPNPACETAPGCGEWKRPKINNPQYKGKWKAPLVDNPNYQGVWKPRKIDNPDYFEDLQPFRMAPFKALGLELWSMTSDIYFDNFIITSHKEVADRWASDSWGLKKLVASANEPGIFAQLMMAAEERPWLWVIYILTVGLPVGLTVLFCWPKKSDDDYVYKKVDLPQADIEEEEEEDEEEEEEAAADEEDKEAEATEGAAAAATEEAEEEEEEKDGADAEGDNLEGEEEEEEEEEEEEEEEESKAPERTIEDELKDGGDATKESHKQAVRKRRVRKD
- the exosc9 gene encoding exosome complex component RRP45 isoform X1, which encodes MKDTPLSNCERDFLLKAIAEKKRLDGRQTYDYRKIKITFGTDYGCCFVELGKTRVMAQVSCELVPPKESRPNEGIMFFNIELSPMASPAFEQGRQSELSVKLNRQLERCLRNSKCIDTESLCVVSGEKVWQIRVDVHMLNHDGNLMDAASIAAITALCHFRRPDVAIQGDEVTVYSPEERDPIPLSIYHMPISVSFSFFQQGTYLLVDPSEREERVMDGLLMIAMNKHREICSIQSSGGIMLLKEQVMRCSKIASVKVSEITELINKALENDKKARKAGGRCGFAESMPQERITALKTDETPVEMTDVSDRAKDVVQKAEALPHTVPSPVVPVPGVGQVGQGLQSTWGLEEEEEEEEEDDDNSGEEQEEKVSQMEEELHEKEESRGGDVVEISDSEEEEVVILHPETPAAKSAGLSTRQKGAATSKKRQKK
- the exosc9 gene encoding exosome complex component RRP45 isoform X2, with product MKDTPLSNCERDFLLKAIAEKKRLDGRQTYDYRKIKITFGTDYGCCFVELGKTRVMAQVSCELVPPKESRPNEGIMFFNIELSPMASPAFEQGRQSELSVKLNRQLERCLRNSKCIDTESLCVVSGEKVWQIRVDVHMLNHDGNLMDAASIAAITALCHFRRPDVAIQGDEVTVYSPEERDPIPLSIYHMPISVSFSFFQQGTYLLVDPSEREERVMDGLLMIAMNKHREICSIQSSGGIMLLKEQVMRCSKIASVKVSEITELINKALENDKKARKAGGRCGFAESMPQERITALKTDETPVEMTDVSDRAKDVVQKAEALPHTVPSPVVPVPGVGQVGQGLQSTWGLEEEEEEEEEDDDNSGEEQEEKVSQMEEELHEKEESRGGDVVEISDSEEEEVVILHPETPAANAGLSTRQKGAATSKKRQKK